TCGGCCGTCACTTCCGCACTGAACAGACACAAGAGCTTCTCTGAGATTTCCACAGTCAATCCTCCGTTCGCGGCGTCGGCGCCCTCCCTAAAGAACTTGACGACGCCATCCCCGGTAGAGAGTGTCGGTAACTCGGCTCAATCGGACAGTTACCGCCCTGGCAGTGGACTTTTAGCGTGGCTGGGCGAGAGAGGGCGTATGGACGACCTCCAGGCCGTTGGCCTCGGGACGATGGGTATCGACGACCCCGCGACGATCGAGACAGCGATCGAGCTCGGGTACCGCCACCTCGATACGGCCCAGATTTACGGCAACGAGTCCATCGTTGGCGAGGGGATCGAACGATCGGCGCTCGATCGAGACGCCCTCTTCGTGGCGACGAAAGTGTGGATCGACAAGCTTGGGCCAGAGAGCATCGAGGAATCGACGGCGGCCAGTCTGGACCGATTGGGACTGGCGAACGTCGATCTGCTGTCTGTCCACCGACCCCGTGGTGACTACGACCCCGAAACGACGTTGCCGGCCTTCGACGACCTCCGGGCGCGGGGCGTGATCGAACACGTCGGCGTCTCGAATTTCACCGTCGAACAACTCGAAACCGCCCGTGAATACCTGGCGGTACCGATCTTCGCCAATCAGGTCGAGTACCACCCATTGTACCAGCCAACGGCGGCACTCGCGGACGCCCAGGCCCACGACTACTATCTCGTAGCATATTCGCCGCTGGCAAACGGGCGAGCGAACGACATCCCCGAAGTCGTCGAGATCGCCGACAAACACGATGTGACACCGCAGGCGGTCTGTCTCGCCTGGCTCACTGCAAAGGATAATCTCGTCACGATCCCGAAAGCGAGCAGGGAAACGCACCTGCGTGCGAATCGCGAGGCCCCAGACCTGACGCTCGATCCGGCGGATCACGAGACGATCGACAGTATCCAACGCGAGGACGAAATCTTCCCGGAGTGACGCGCTATCGACGGTGTGGCTCGGCAGTCATCGTGATCCATCCAGGGACGTCCCGTCCGGTCGTTTCTGCCCCTCCGAATCGTGGACGACTACGCCATCGGCGTCGACTGGCTCGTAGTTGTCCCGGACCGCGATAGCCTCTTCGAGTTCTCGAATCGCCCGCTCTTTGAGGGTTGCCGCCAGTTCCTCGGCTTCTTCCCGCGTGATATCCCGGCCGAGTCCTTCACACTCGTGGGCACGGACTGGGCCATCGGTGTCGACAACGCTGCCCATCGGCTCGCTCGTACCGACATCGTCCTCGCCGAGTGTGATACTGAACGGGTAGGTCTCACAGAGGAGCGGTCGATCGTCGTAGATCGAACACGCCTCGCCGTCGGCGTCGTAGAACGTACAATCACCACAAACGTCGGTCTGGAGCGCCCACTCGAAGGTATCGCCACTCGGGTCGTCGTCCGCGAGTCCGAACGGCATCGGGCGAGCGACGTCCCGCCAGTCGTACTCCTCGGAAGCTTGAACCGCTCGGATTTCGTCGGGAAAGACCGTCGCCGTATGCTCCTCGCCCATCCCGCGACAGCAGTGCCCACAGCGCGTACACTCGAAGCCGATTCGGTGCACAGCCTCGGCAATCTCACCCACGTCCAACTCGCGGGCGGCGGCCAACTCGGATTCGAGCGTCATACAACCGGTATCCGATCAGGGGAGAAAAACGCGTCGGGCCGCGACCGGGGCCGGTTCACTCGCTGGTCAGGTAGTACACCTGTTTGCGGGCGTCACGGAAGCTGTACCGAGCCGAAACGAGTTCGGCGTCTTCCAGCCGATTCAGTGCGTACCGGACGGTCCGATCGGGCAGGAGTGACTCTTCGGCGAGTTCGCCCTGCGAGAGTGGCTGGTCCGTCTCCAGAACTTTCGCGATCAACTTTGCGCTCGGTGGCAGTTCGCGCAGGCGCTCACGGAACTCCGCGGCCGTGAGGACGACTTCCGTCCGGGACCCGTCTTCGACTGTCGTGCTCATATCTCTCAGGTCACCGGCAGCGACTGGTAAAGTTTGTCTATATGGAAGACATAATTCCTTAATTTATTTAAGGTCATTCGCCCCGTCGAGAGCGATAGCGATCAATACCGTTTTAGTCACCCCGAGGTGAACACGGAGTAGCGTGAAAGGACAGGAGTGGTACCAGGCCGACGAGATCGCCGAGGCCTACGAGGACAAGCGATTCTCAGGTGGCGGACGGCTCATCGATCGCCGCGAGAAGCGAGCGGTACTCGAAGCGATCGGCCCCGTCGAGGACAAACGAGTCCTCGAAATTGCCTGCGGGACCGGCCGCTTTACCGTCATGCTCGCCGAGCGCGGCGCTGACGTCGTCGGTCTGGACATCTCGACACCGATGCTCCAGCAGGGCCGAGAGAAGGCCCGGGCGGCCGGCGTCGACGAGCATCTCCAGTTTTTCCGGGGCGACGCCGGGCGGCTCCCGTTCCCCGACGATCACTTCGACGCCGTGGTGGCGATGCGGTTTTTCCACCTCGCAGATACGCCGGGTGCGTATCTTGCGGAGATGCGGCGGGTCTCCAAGGAGGTCGTCTTCTTCGATACGTTCAACCGCTTTAGTGCCCGATCGGTTTACAACTGGGCGCTCCCGATGGGGTCGCGACTGTACTCCCGATGGGAAGTCGACAACTTGCTCGAGGAAGCCGCTCTCGAGCTCGTCGGGTCAGATCACGACTTCATCGTGCCGTATGGGTTCTACCGAGCGATCCCCGACGGGCTTGCCTCGGCATTCCGGAGCGTCGATCGGGCGGTGGGTGCGGTCCCGGGTGGCGATCGACTGGCGTCAGTCTCCTACTGGAACTGTCGGGTCTGAGGTGGATCCGATCCCGCGACGTTTTTACTCGTCCATAGCGCTATAGCGTACTATGGACCTGTCCGTGGTCGTCCCGACACTCAACGGGCGCGAACAACTGGCGGCGACGCTCGATTCGCTGTCCGCCAACGCGCCCGACGCCGAGGTGATCGTCGTCAACGGTCCCTCGACGGACGGCACGACAGGTATGGTTCGCCAGCGCGACGATGTCGACGTCCTCGTCGAGATCGCCGACCGCTCGGTCAACGCCGCACGGAACGCTGGGATCGAGTACGCCTCGGGGGACGCCATTACACTTCTCAATCAGGGACTGTCCCTGACCGACTCCTGGCTGGATGCCCTCGAATCCGGTTTCCAGCGTGCCCCTGTCGTCACCGGACCGACTCACCGGCCGGTTCGGGCCGGAAAGACGACCGAGGATGCCGAAACACGCACCATCTGTGGCCGGTCGATCACGTACGTCAACCCCGGCAATCTGGCCGTCACGCGGAAGCTGATCGACGACCTCGACGGATTCGACGAATACCTTGCGGTCGGTGGCGCACGCGACCTCTCACACCGTATCGCCGGGATGGATCGAGACGTGACTTTCGAGCGCCGGATGGCCGTCGAAGCAGTCGTCGGCGCCGATGGCGGGAGTCCGGAGGAAGACTGGGGCTGGAAGTATCGCTCGCTCGCCTATCGCCTCGTGAAAAACTACGGGGTCCGCCCCTCGATCGTGGGCCGTCTCGGCCGCCACGC
The sequence above is drawn from the Halorhabdus sp. CBA1104 genome and encodes:
- a CDS encoding aldo/keto reductase codes for the protein MDDLQAVGLGTMGIDDPATIETAIELGYRHLDTAQIYGNESIVGEGIERSALDRDALFVATKVWIDKLGPESIEESTAASLDRLGLANVDLLSVHRPRGDYDPETTLPAFDDLRARGVIEHVGVSNFTVEQLETAREYLAVPIFANQVEYHPLYQPTAALADAQAHDYYLVAYSPLANGRANDIPEVVEIADKHDVTPQAVCLAWLTAKDNLVTIPKASRETHLRANREAPDLTLDPADHETIDSIQREDEIFPE
- a CDS encoding YkgJ family cysteine cluster protein, yielding MTLESELAAARELDVGEIAEAVHRIGFECTRCGHCCRGMGEEHTATVFPDEIRAVQASEEYDWRDVARPMPFGLADDDPSGDTFEWALQTDVCGDCTFYDADGEACSIYDDRPLLCETYPFSITLGEDDVGTSEPMGSVVDTDGPVRAHECEGLGRDITREEAEELAATLKERAIRELEEAIAVRDNYEPVDADGVVVHDSEGQKRPDGTSLDGSR
- a CDS encoding helix-turn-helix domain-containing protein, coding for MSTTVEDGSRTEVVLTAAEFRERLRELPPSAKLIAKVLETDQPLSQGELAEESLLPDRTVRYALNRLEDAELVSARYSFRDARKQVYYLTSE
- a CDS encoding class I SAM-dependent methyltransferase, which produces MKGQEWYQADEIAEAYEDKRFSGGGRLIDRREKRAVLEAIGPVEDKRVLEIACGTGRFTVMLAERGADVVGLDISTPMLQQGREKARAAGVDEHLQFFRGDAGRLPFPDDHFDAVVAMRFFHLADTPGAYLAEMRRVSKEVVFFDTFNRFSARSVYNWALPMGSRLYSRWEVDNLLEEAALELVGSDHDFIVPYGFYRAIPDGLASAFRSVDRAVGAVPGGDRLASVSYWNCRV
- a CDS encoding glycosyltransferase family 2 protein, with product MDLSVVVPTLNGREQLAATLDSLSANAPDAEVIVVNGPSTDGTTGMVRQRDDVDVLVEIADRSVNAARNAGIEYASGDAITLLNQGLSLTDSWLDALESGFQRAPVVTGPTHRPVRAGKTTEDAETRTICGRSITYVNPGNLAVTRKLIDDLDGFDEYLAVGGARDLSHRIAGMDRDVTFERRMAVEAVVGADGGSPEEDWGWKYRSLAYRLVKNYGVRPSIVGRLGRHAVGDAADTFRDLLDGERPASAWLASGRDVLVGNTTGFKDGLVARASDRTDRRNPHGRSVHRDRVVTDYDTR